The following coding sequences lie in one bacterium genomic window:
- the mrdA gene encoding penicillin-binding protein 2: MTKRSENIRFFSFIAFGVLTFSLLIYRLVQLQVVQGPEFREKSESNRIRFVELLAPRGVMRDRNGNLLVSNRPSYTCYGIPRDLYHDSLATGLLGVALAENPADIRDKILKPVKSTYRPQRIRRDMPYTLLARFEELRDQIPGAYLEIEPKRFFPYGVAPHLIGYVAEVAESELATFPGLQSGDLVGKRGLERLYDKDLRGIKGSKLSVVDVYGQEVETGGEIGRIEPVPGNELWTTLDIGAQLLAESLLVGNIGSVVAMDVRTGGVVVMASSPSYDPDIFAGSISAFHWNALLTDPEKPMLNRAVQTMYPPGSTIKPALLVEGLASGAISPSWSVSCPGSFTFGNRTFKCWKKGGHGHIDCIQSVAQSCDVFYYKLGLQLGADGIHRAMSRFHFGSPTGVDQTSEAAGLIPSEEYYNKRYGPRGWTKGFIVSVAIGQGEMLTTPIQLAAFAGAIATGVWRQPHVVDGIYDPNNRTLTKRADYVIDTLDLTPEILRYGQFGMEQVVWGPSGTARRQQNDSLKIAGKTGTAQNAHGDDHGWFICYGPIDNPMYSCCALIEFGKSGSGAGAPVAGEVLRDLIRREIYPDLYKKRVKEDEESEDVAHAGDLP, translated from the coding sequence ATGACCAAGAGAAGCGAAAACATCCGATTCTTTTCGTTCATCGCGTTTGGAGTATTAACGTTCAGTCTGCTCATATACCGCCTTGTTCAGCTGCAAGTGGTGCAGGGTCCTGAGTTTCGCGAAAAGTCCGAAAGTAATCGCATCCGCTTCGTCGAACTACTTGCGCCGCGCGGCGTGATGCGGGATAGGAATGGCAATCTGCTGGTCAGTAATCGCCCTTCCTACACTTGTTACGGCATTCCTCGTGATTTATATCATGACTCTCTTGCCACGGGCCTCCTTGGTGTGGCCTTGGCCGAAAATCCTGCGGATATCCGTGATAAGATTCTCAAACCGGTCAAGTCTACGTATCGTCCGCAACGAATCCGCAGGGATATGCCTTATACGTTGCTGGCACGCTTTGAAGAGCTTCGTGATCAAATCCCCGGAGCGTATTTGGAGATTGAGCCAAAACGCTTCTTTCCATATGGCGTTGCCCCGCACTTAATCGGATATGTTGCCGAAGTAGCCGAGAGCGAGTTGGCTACTTTCCCGGGTTTGCAGTCTGGAGATTTAGTAGGCAAACGCGGACTCGAACGGCTATACGACAAAGATCTGCGCGGAATAAAAGGCAGTAAACTCTCTGTGGTTGATGTCTACGGGCAGGAGGTTGAAACCGGCGGCGAAATCGGAAGAATTGAACCTGTGCCCGGCAACGAACTTTGGACTACGCTGGATATAGGGGCTCAGCTTCTTGCCGAATCACTGCTCGTAGGCAATATTGGGTCGGTCGTAGCCATGGACGTGAGAACTGGTGGCGTTGTGGTCATGGCCAGTTCGCCGTCCTATGACCCCGATATCTTCGCAGGTTCGATCAGCGCCTTTCACTGGAATGCATTGTTGACGGATCCTGAAAAGCCGATGCTGAATCGAGCAGTGCAGACAATGTATCCGCCGGGATCCACGATCAAACCCGCATTGCTTGTGGAAGGACTTGCCAGCGGAGCAATCTCTCCGTCATGGAGTGTGTCCTGCCCGGGCAGTTTCACGTTCGGCAACCGCACCTTCAAGTGCTGGAAGAAGGGCGGGCATGGCCACATCGATTGTATTCAATCAGTCGCGCAAAGTTGCGACGTGTTCTATTACAAATTGGGACTTCAGCTCGGCGCTGACGGAATTCACCGCGCCATGTCGCGCTTCCACTTCGGTTCGCCAACCGGTGTGGATCAAACCAGCGAAGCCGCAGGGCTGATACCGTCCGAAGAATACTACAACAAGCGCTATGGTCCGCGCGGCTGGACAAAGGGATTCATCGTTTCGGTGGCCATCGGTCAAGGAGAGATGCTGACGACTCCCATCCAGCTTGCCGCGTTCGCAGGTGCTATTGCAACCGGCGTGTGGAGACAACCTCATGTCGTGGACGGTATTTACGACCCGAACAACCGGACGCTAACCAAGCGGGCGGATTATGTTATCGATACGCTCGATCTGACTCCAGAGATACTTCGCTATGGCCAGTTTGGTATGGAACAGGTTGTCTGGGGTCCGTCCGGTACGGCGCGAAGGCAGCAGAACGACAGTCTGAAGATTGCGGGCAAGACGGGCACTGCACAGAATGCTCATGGTGACGATCATGGGTGGTTTATCTGCTATGGGCCGATTGACAATCCTATGTACTCCTGCTGTGCTCTGATTGAGTTTGGCAAGAGCGGTTCTGGAGCCGGTGCACCTGTAGCGGGAGAAGTGCTGCGCGACCTGATCCGTAGGGAGATCTATCCCGATCTCTACAAGAAGAGAGTGAAGGAAGACGAGGAATCCGAGGACGTCGCTCACGCTGGAGACCTGCCGTGA
- the mreD gene encoding rod shape-determining protein MreD produces MNGRLLLTGFVLLILQAGLGPIMTIGEARPSFLIPFVVYVGLRSGPIWGTLAGFILGLTIDSLGQLPLGISAVAYSTAGFFSGRLGANAPFRLWWPWSVLVLGSAVLLEVLRLLLVARANSLPFFPVVLSSGLPSALGTTVLAILWFLSPLHSREDSSR; encoded by the coding sequence GTGAACGGGCGGCTTTTGCTCACGGGGTTCGTTCTGCTGATTCTGCAGGCAGGACTTGGCCCTATCATGACAATAGGAGAGGCAAGGCCTTCGTTTCTGATACCCTTTGTTGTGTATGTTGGCTTGCGCAGCGGCCCAATCTGGGGAACGCTTGCAGGATTCATTCTTGGGCTGACGATCGACTCATTAGGGCAACTTCCGCTGGGAATTTCAGCAGTCGCGTATTCCACAGCGGGTTTCTTCTCAGGGCGCCTTGGCGCAAACGCACCCTTTCGGCTTTGGTGGCCGTGGAGCGTTCTTGTTCTGGGTTCTGCAGTGTTGCTTGAAGTTTTGCGACTGCTCTTGGTTGCGCGTGCGAATTCGTTGCCATTCTTTCCTGTAGTGCTTTCCAGCGGGCTACCGTCGGCGCTCGGTACGACTGTGCTGGCAATTCTCTGGTTTCTTTCGCCATTGCATAGCCGAGAAGATAGTTCGAGATGA
- the mreC gene encoding rod shape-determining protein MreC, with amino-acid sequence MPEHNRKVSGSIEWTVYLLCLIVSLVLLLTSPKPGVRELKDSAAEIVGVAAAPLQFVRKLFTVWFEYDLLQRHALELSKENVQLRDAFIENQRLRGMLGVQERLSFQTVPASVISAVGPALGGQYRINAGRKAGIMVNAAVITPLGLVGKTVEVTDYTALVQTMIGNSYGVAVMLERTRMRGILRWTDTDHWTLSGLPTGVDVKSGDLVVTSGAGAVFPKGLRVGVVTDSPSAISTFGEAWTVQPFVDFRSVEDMFVIIDTGWLEPSAGARDPQIEENP; translated from the coding sequence ATGCCTGAGCACAACCGCAAGGTCAGCGGAAGCATCGAATGGACCGTTTACCTGCTGTGTTTGATCGTCTCGCTGGTGCTTTTGTTGACTAGTCCAAAACCCGGCGTACGTGAATTGAAAGACTCGGCTGCTGAAATTGTGGGAGTTGCTGCCGCGCCCTTGCAGTTCGTCCGCAAGCTGTTCACAGTTTGGTTTGAATATGATCTACTGCAGCGACATGCACTTGAGCTAAGTAAGGAGAACGTACAGCTTCGGGATGCGTTTATCGAAAACCAGCGCTTGCGCGGGATGCTCGGTGTACAGGAACGGCTGTCCTTCCAAACAGTTCCGGCATCTGTTATTAGTGCGGTCGGTCCAGCCCTTGGAGGACAATATCGCATTAACGCGGGTCGCAAAGCAGGGATAATGGTGAATGCCGCTGTCATAACCCCGCTTGGACTGGTTGGAAAAACTGTTGAAGTCACTGACTACACGGCGCTTGTTCAAACCATGATTGGTAACAGTTACGGTGTTGCAGTGATGCTCGAACGAACTCGTATGCGCGGAATCTTGCGCTGGACCGATACTGACCATTGGACTCTCTCTGGACTGCCAACAGGTGTCGACGTCAAATCTGGAGATCTTGTTGTTACTTCCGGTGCCGGGGCAGTCTTCCCGAAAGGGCTGCGCGTCGGGGTTGTGACAGATTCTCCCTCAGCAATTTCGACTTTTGGAGAAGCCTGGACGGTTCAACCGTTTGTGGATTTCCGTAGTGTTGAAGACATGTTTGTCATTATTGATACAGGTTGGTTGGAACCTTCAGCAGGAGCGCGAGACCCTCAGATTGAGGAGAATCCGTGA
- a CDS encoding rod shape-determining protein, whose protein sequence is MSLSLSGLFSNEIAIDLGTRNTLVFVKGKGILVREPSMVAIRKSDRKVIAIGSEAREMVGKTHRDLEVIRPMRDGVIDDDEVAEIMIRALIRKAQTNRLLRPRVIVCVPSGVTKSEKRIIRDSAEHAGAREVFLIAEPMAAALGVGLPVLDPIGSMVIDIGGGTTEIAVIALAGIITDTSIRVGGDELDEAIIQFMRRNYNLLIGERTAEEIKTRIGSAAKLEQELSIVAKGRDLVEGVPKAVEINSIEIRDAIEEPISQIVDAVKNALEKTPPELAADIRDRGIIMTGGGALIRGLDVRLREETSLPVFLAEDPLTCVVRGTGKVLDDMETYHKVLLPN, encoded by the coding sequence ATGAGCCTTTCCTTATCCGGCCTGTTTTCCAATGAGATCGCGATCGATCTCGGCACCCGAAACACACTAGTCTTTGTCAAAGGCAAAGGCATCCTTGTCCGCGAACCGTCCATGGTCGCCATTCGCAAGAGTGATCGCAAAGTCATTGCGATCGGAAGCGAAGCACGCGAAATGGTCGGGAAGACGCATCGCGATCTTGAAGTCATTCGACCCATGCGTGATGGCGTGATTGATGATGATGAAGTCGCCGAAATCATGATTCGTGCTCTGATACGCAAAGCCCAGACAAACCGCCTCTTGCGTCCGCGCGTCATAGTCTGTGTGCCGTCGGGAGTGACGAAGTCTGAGAAACGAATCATCCGTGACTCGGCGGAACACGCGGGCGCGCGTGAAGTGTTTCTTATTGCAGAGCCAATGGCCGCTGCGTTAGGTGTTGGACTTCCTGTTCTCGATCCAATCGGCAGCATGGTCATCGATATTGGCGGCGGAACGACGGAAATAGCCGTGATTGCCTTGGCCGGCATCATAACGGATACGTCCATTCGCGTGGGCGGTGACGAATTGGATGAAGCAATCATTCAATTCATGCGCCGTAACTATAACTTGCTTATCGGCGAGCGCACCGCAGAAGAAATAAAGACTCGCATTGGCTCCGCTGCGAAGCTCGAACAAGAGCTCTCGATCGTTGCAAAAGGCAGAGACCTGGTGGAAGGCGTGCCCAAAGCAGTAGAAATAAATTCGATCGAAATTCGTGATGCAATTGAAGAACCGATATCGCAAATTGTGGATGCCGTGAAGAACGCGCTCGAGAAGACTCCCCCAGAACTTGCCGCGGATATTCGTGATCGCGGGATAATTATGACTGGAGGAGGCGCGCTGATTCGCGGATTGGACGTGCGGTTGCGCGAGGAGACCTCGCTGCCCGTTTTTCTGGCTGAAGATCCTCTCACATGCGTCGTACGCGGTACCGGAAAGGTACTCGACGATATGGAAACGTACCACAAAGTCCTGCTTCCTAACTAA